One Thermoanaerobacter pseudethanolicus ATCC 33223 DNA window includes the following coding sequences:
- the rbsD gene encoding D-ribose pyranase, whose translation MKKTYLLNSEISEVVARLGHTDLLVIADSGLPIPDGVKRIDIALTKGIPSFKDTLNTVLTELGVEKAYIAKEMIDKNNDLYLYLLELFGEKLIIISHEDLKAMSKNARAIIRTGEYKPYANIILESGVEF comes from the coding sequence ATGAAAAAGACATATTTGCTGAATAGTGAAATTTCAGAAGTTGTTGCAAGATTAGGGCATACAGATTTGTTGGTGATTGCTGATAGTGGATTACCTATACCAGATGGTGTTAAAAGAATTGATATTGCTTTAACAAAAGGGATACCGAGTTTTAAAGATACATTAAATACGGTACTTACTGAGTTGGGAGTAGAAAAAGCATATATTGCGAAAGAAATGATAGATAAAAATAACGATTTATACCTATACCTTCTCGAGCTATTTGGAGAAAAGCTAATAATTATTAGCCATGAAGATTTAAAGGCAATGTCAAAAAACGCTAGAGCTATTATTAGGACTGGTGAATATAAGCCATATGCAAATATTATTTTAGAGTCAGGTGTGGAATTTTAA
- the rbsB gene encoding ribose ABC transporter substrate-binding protein RbsB has protein sequence MRKSKILFLLLTFILPVALIAGCSTGNTNNTSNAKEEKTIGLVISTLNNPFFVTLKDGAEAKAKELGYKLIVADSQNDSSKELSNVEDLIQQKVDVLLINPVDSDAVVNAIKEANSKNIPVITLDRSANGGDVICHIASDNVKGGEMAAEFIAKTLNGKGNVVELEGIPGTSAARDRGKGFDEAIAKYPDIKIIAKQAADFDRSKGLSVMENILQAQPKIDAVFAQNDEMALGAIKAIESANRQGILVVGFDGTDDALKAIKDGKMAATIAQQPALIGSLGVEMADKYLKGEKVEKFIPAELKLITK, from the coding sequence ATGAGAAAATCAAAAATTTTGTTCCTTTTATTAACATTTATTTTACCTGTTGCGTTAATTGCTGGATGCAGTACAGGTAATACCAATAATACTTCAAATGCTAAAGAAGAAAAGACTATAGGCTTGGTAATATCGACACTTAATAATCCATTTTTTGTAACATTGAAAGATGGAGCAGAAGCTAAGGCAAAAGAATTAGGCTATAAATTAATAGTAGCAGATTCACAGAATGACTCTTCAAAAGAACTTTCTAATGTAGAAGATTTAATTCAACAAAAAGTAGACGTTTTGCTTATAAATCCTGTAGATAGCGATGCTGTAGTTAATGCGATAAAAGAAGCAAATAGCAAAAATATACCAGTTATTACTTTGGACAGGTCTGCAAATGGTGGAGATGTTATTTGTCACATAGCTTCAGATAACGTAAAAGGTGGAGAAATGGCAGCAGAGTTTATTGCCAAAACGCTAAATGGGAAAGGAAACGTAGTAGAACTTGAAGGCATACCAGGTACTTCCGCAGCAAGAGATAGAGGCAAAGGATTTGATGAAGCTATCGCTAAATATCCAGATATAAAAATTATAGCAAAACAAGCTGCTGATTTTGATCGTTCAAAAGGTTTATCAGTAATGGAAAATATCCTTCAAGCCCAACCTAAAATTGATGCAGTATTTGCGCAAAATGATGAAATGGCATTAGGTGCAATAAAGGCAATAGAGAGTGCAAATAGGCAAGGAATTTTAGTAGTTGGATTCGATGGGACAGATGATGCGTTGAAAGCTATAAAAGATGGCAAAATGGCTGCAACGATTGCTCAGCAACCAGCTTTAATAGGTTCTCTTGGAGTAGAAATGGCTGACAAATATCTAAAAGGTGAAAAGGTAGAAAAATTTATACCAGCTGAGCTTAAACTTATAACGAAGTGA
- the ltrA gene encoding group II intron reverse transcriptase/maturase codes for MDSKDMQRLQTTQQRGYPLDREMEFQKTTEVHSISSASRDGRNEVQRYTSKMLEMIVERGNMRAAYKRVVANKGSHGVDGMEVDELLPYLKENWPTIKQQLLEGKYKPQPVRRVEIPKPDGGKRLLGIPTALDRLIQQAIAQILNRVYNHTFSDSSYGFRPGRSAKDAIKAAEAYINEGYTWVVDMDLEKFFDRVNHDIIMSKLEKRIGDKRVLKLIRRYLESGVMINGIKVSTEEGTPQGGPLSPLLANIMLDELDKELEKRGHKFCRYADDCNIYVKSRSAGNRVMKSIKKFIESKLKLKVNEAKSAVDRPWRRKFLGFSFYTKENEVRIRIHEKSIKRFKEKVREITNRNKGISMENRIKRLNQITTGWVNYFGLADAKSIMKTLDEWIRRRLRACIWKQWKKIKTKHDNLVKLGVEEQKAWEYANTRKGYWRISNSPILNKTLTNKYFESIGYKSLSQRYLIVHNS; via the coding sequence ATGGACTCGAAAGATATGCAAAGACTGCAGACAACTCAACAAAGAGGCTATCCGTTGGATAGAGAAATGGAATTTCAAAAGACAACGGAAGTGCATAGTATATCATCGGCGTCAAGAGATGGAAGAAACGAGGTACAAAGATATACCAGCAAGATGCTTGAAATGATAGTAGAACGAGGAAACATGAGAGCAGCATACAAGCGCGTTGTTGCAAATAAAGGAAGCCATGGAGTCGATGGGATGGAAGTAGATGAACTTCTACCGTATCTCAAAGAAAACTGGCCAACCATAAAACAACAACTGCTGGAGGGGAAATACAAACCACAACCAGTGCGAAGAGTAGAAATTCCCAAACCAGATGGAGGAAAAAGACTACTAGGAATACCTACAGCACTAGATAGGTTAATACAACAAGCAATAGCCCAAATACTAAATAGAGTCTACAACCATACATTTTCTGATAGCAGTTATGGATTCAGACCAGGACGCAGTGCAAAAGACGCAATAAAAGCCGCAGAAGCATACATAAATGAAGGATACACATGGGTTGTAGATATGGACTTAGAAAAGTTCTTTGACAGAGTAAACCACGACATAATAATGTCCAAACTAGAAAAGCGGATAGGAGACAAAAGAGTACTAAAGTTAATACGAAGATACCTAGAATCAGGAGTAATGATAAACGGAATCAAAGTATCAACAGAAGAAGGGACACCCCAAGGAGGGCCATTAAGTCCACTATTAGCAAACATAATGTTGGACGAACTAGACAAAGAACTTGAGAAACGAGGGCATAAATTCTGCCGATATGCAGATGACTGCAACATATATGTAAAAAGCAGGTCTGCAGGAAACAGAGTAATGAAAAGCATAAAGAAATTCATAGAAAGCAAATTAAAACTAAAAGTCAACGAAGCAAAAAGTGCTGTAGATAGACCATGGAGAAGAAAATTTCTTGGATTTTCATTCTACACAAAAGAAAACGAAGTAAGAATAAGAATCCATGAAAAATCCATCAAAAGGTTTAAGGAAAAAGTAAGAGAAATAACCAATCGGAACAAGGGAATAAGCATGGAAAACAGAATAAAAAGACTAAATCAAATAACAACAGGATGGGTCAACTATTTTGGATTAGCAGACGCGAAAAGCATAATGAAAACCCTTGACGAATGGATAAGGCGAAGACTAAGGGCATGTATATGGAAACAATGGAAGAAGATAAAAACGAAGCATGATAACTTAGTAAAACTAGGAGTAGAAGAACAAAAAGCCTGGGAATACGCCAATACAAGGAAAGGCTACTGGAGAATATCCAATAGCCCAATCCTAAATAAGACTCTTACAAATAAATACTTTGAAAGCATAGGTTATAAGAGTTTATCCCAAAGATATCTAATTGTACACAATTCCTAA
- a CDS encoding DUF6431 domain-containing protein, giving the protein MQIIFHVDNIEEYLRKGKDYNFPAPPDRCPYPDCKCRVKLKKHGFYYRYYLDGSNCIKIAIRRYICPVCKRTLSYLPDFCLPHFQYSFNMIVKSLKETLTREKTLSSFISDLKRNFPTILFSRQHIYFYTKRIMNNLSFIIYGLRQIDPYIKLSETDSQRERAREILDIISIVPLFSQRFYAHCQKSFLASLT; this is encoded by the coding sequence ATGCAAATAATTTTCCATGTTGATAACATTGAAGAATATTTACGAAAGGGCAAAGATTACAATTTCCCTGCCCCGCCAGATAGATGTCCTTATCCCGATTGCAAGTGTAGAGTAAAACTAAAAAAGCACGGGTTTTATTACCGTTACTATTTAGACGGATCCAACTGTATAAAAATAGCCATAAGAAGATATATATGTCCTGTGTGTAAAAGAACTCTTTCCTACCTTCCTGATTTCTGTCTTCCCCATTTTCAGTATTCTTTCAATATGATTGTAAAGTCTTTAAAAGAGACACTTACAAGAGAAAAAACTCTCAGTTCTTTCATAAGTGACTTAAAAAGAAACTTTCCCACCATACTATTTTCAAGACAGCATATATATTTTTACACCAAAAGGATAATGAATAATTTAAGTTTTATCATATACGGATTAAGGCAAATAGACCCTTACATAAAGTTATCTGAGACTGACTCACAAAGAGAGAGGGCCAGAGAGATTTTGGACATAATAAGCATTGTACCACTCTTCTCCCAACGGTTTTATGCTCATTGCCAAAAATCATTTCTGGCCTCTCTCACATAA
- a CDS encoding ABC transporter permease has product MNLPEEKVTKINISEFLLKAKSLIGLVGLIVVFSILSPRFLDYYNLTNVLRQTSLNAIMAVGMTFVILTGGIDLSVGSILAFSSAITAGMLKDGSPLIIAVLAGLIIGTGLGFFNGFVIIRWNIPPFIATFAMMTVARGLTLVYTNGQPITGLGAAFGYIGNGYIGPIPVPIILTVLIFAIGYYILKNNRLGRYVYATGGNIQAAKLAGINTNNIILFVYSLSGFLAAISGLIITSRLNSAAPTAGQGAELDAIAAVVLGGTSLSGGEGGVIGTLIGALIIGILNNGLNLLNVSPFYQLIAKGAVILLAIALDKKESR; this is encoded by the coding sequence TTGAATTTACCGGAAGAAAAAGTAACAAAAATAAATATTAGTGAATTTTTACTCAAAGCAAAATCTTTGATAGGCTTAGTAGGGTTAATCGTTGTATTTTCAATATTATCACCAAGATTTTTAGATTATTATAATCTTACAAATGTTTTAAGACAGACTTCCCTAAATGCAATAATGGCTGTGGGTATGACGTTTGTAATATTAACAGGTGGAATAGACTTATCTGTAGGTTCTATATTAGCCTTTTCAAGTGCAATTACAGCTGGCATGTTAAAAGACGGTTCTCCATTAATTATAGCGGTATTAGCAGGTTTAATAATAGGTACCGGTTTAGGATTTTTTAATGGTTTTGTCATAATTAGATGGAATATACCACCCTTTATTGCGACATTTGCCATGATGACAGTAGCAAGAGGTCTAACACTTGTATATACTAATGGACAACCAATAACGGGTTTAGGTGCGGCTTTTGGTTATATTGGCAACGGTTATATTGGGCCGATACCTGTACCAATAATTCTTACGGTTCTTATCTTTGCGATAGGTTATTACATTTTAAAGAATAATAGACTTGGAAGATATGTCTATGCTACAGGGGGCAATATACAGGCTGCTAAATTGGCTGGTATTAATACTAACAATATAATTCTATTTGTGTATTCTTTAAGTGGCTTTTTAGCAGCAATAAGTGGTTTAATAATTACTTCAAGGTTAAATTCCGCAGCTCCAACAGCGGGACAGGGTGCTGAACTTGATGCCATAGCTGCGGTTGTACTTGGAGGTACAAGTTTATCAGGTGGCGAAGGGGGAGTAATAGGTACTCTGATAGGTGCTTTGATAATAGGCATTTTAAATAATGGCTTAAATTTACTTAACGTTTCGCCTTTTTATCAGCTTATAGCTAAAGGTGCAGTAATATTACTTGCTATAGCATTAGACAAAAAAGAAAGTAGATAA
- a CDS encoding IS481 family transposase has protein sequence MLDEKAREAIALKRFSLISPVLNGQVKNQKEYFDALSDKPIEIPYLGMRRYTPKTLRGWLYQYLRGGIEALKPGYRSDRGKYRKIDFELSERIKQKKLEHPEMPNKLLYETLIGEGIISPDKVSISTFYRFLKNIPVKSLDKEKEGKTKRFSHEYINELWQTDVMYGPYIKEGKTKRQTYLIAYIDDASRLCTYAHFYYTQNFLALRDSFKEAVLRRGIPKMLYTDNGKIYRSTQFEYICASLGTSLIHAEPFSPHSKGKIERFFHTVRMRFLSTIDPTSIKSIDELNMMFFKWLEDDYNRKEHSSIGMSPLDFFMSQISRVNMCGDIDMLNECFLIRVNRKVNKDATLKVENILYETEEKFKGMRLEVRYDPQWLKDNTPLLLFHEGKKVGEAYKVNFHENAKIPVEYIEDRKVVSENEDTVDFAAKPNPPVISFNDIID, from the coding sequence ATGCTTGATGAAAAAGCGAGAGAAGCTATAGCATTAAAGAGATTTTCACTGATAAGTCCGGTGCTAAACGGACAGGTAAAAAATCAGAAAGAATATTTTGATGCTCTTTCCGATAAACCTATTGAGATACCTTATCTTGGAATGAGAAGATATACTCCCAAGACACTTAGAGGGTGGCTATATCAGTATTTAAGAGGCGGTATAGAAGCGTTAAAGCCGGGTTATCGAAGCGACAGAGGCAAATACAGAAAGATAGACTTTGAACTTTCAGAGAGAATAAAGCAAAAGAAGCTTGAACATCCTGAAATGCCAAACAAACTTCTTTATGAGACATTGATAGGAGAGGGAATAATATCACCGGATAAAGTATCCATTTCGACATTCTATAGGTTTTTGAAAAACATTCCTGTAAAATCTTTAGATAAAGAAAAAGAGGGTAAAACAAAGAGGTTTTCCCATGAATACATCAATGAACTGTGGCAAACTGATGTCATGTATGGGCCATATATTAAAGAAGGTAAAACAAAGAGACAAACGTATCTTATTGCATATATAGATGATGCTTCAAGGCTGTGTACCTATGCTCACTTTTACTATACCCAGAATTTTTTAGCTTTAAGAGACTCATTTAAAGAAGCAGTGCTAAGAAGGGGAATACCCAAAATGCTCTACACTGACAATGGAAAGATATATAGAAGCACTCAATTTGAATATATATGTGCATCATTAGGTACATCTCTTATTCATGCTGAGCCCTTTTCACCTCATTCAAAAGGGAAAATAGAAAGATTCTTTCATACGGTGAGAATGAGATTTTTAAGCACAATAGATCCTACATCCATAAAGAGTATAGATGAGCTCAATATGATGTTTTTTAAATGGCTGGAGGATGATTACAACCGAAAAGAACATAGCAGTATTGGCATGAGTCCTTTAGATTTTTTCATGTCTCAAATATCAAGGGTAAATATGTGTGGTGACATAGATATGTTGAATGAATGTTTTCTCATAAGAGTAAATCGTAAAGTAAACAAAGATGCCACACTTAAAGTGGAAAATATACTTTACGAAACAGAAGAAAAGTTTAAAGGTATGCGCTTAGAAGTCAGATATGACCCGCAGTGGCTTAAGGATAATACACCCCTTTTACTTTTTCATGAAGGCAAAAAAGTGGGGGAAGCGTATAAGGTAAATTTTCATGAGAATGCTAAAATTCCTGTAGAATATATCGAAGACAGAAAGGTTGTAAGCGAAAATGAAGATACTGTGGATTTTGCTGCAAAACCTAATCCCCCAGTAATATCCTTTAATGATATCATTGATTAA
- the rbsK gene encoding ribokinase has translation MEKIVVVGSINMDVVIRVPHIPVVGETVIAYDLKNYGGGKGANQAVSIARLGGTVFMIGRVGNDEYGKKLYEDLKNDSVDIKGIEFDYEIPTGTAYINVSERGENNIVVYQGANKRLNIEQIEKHEDIFDEAKMCVIQLEIPVETVEFVVDLCYRKGIKVILNPAPACELPDTLLEKVYILTPNETELALLSRSKTETIADIKKASKYLLDKGVQNVITTIGEKGSFFINKDTEKLFDAIKVTAVDTTAAGDSFTGALAVALSEGKNIESAIEFATYVAALTVTKEGAQSSLPYRDEVEKFIKERGYNK, from the coding sequence ATGGAGAAGATAGTTGTTGTTGGAAGTATTAATATGGACGTTGTGATACGAGTTCCGCATATTCCTGTAGTTGGTGAGACAGTTATTGCTTATGATTTAAAAAATTACGGCGGTGGTAAAGGCGCAAATCAAGCGGTATCAATTGCAAGGTTGGGTGGAACGGTCTTTATGATCGGCAGAGTGGGAAATGATGAATATGGTAAGAAATTATATGAGGATTTAAAAAATGATAGCGTTGACATTAAAGGAATAGAATTTGATTACGAAATACCGACGGGTACAGCTTATATTAATGTGAGTGAAAGAGGAGAAAATAACATAGTTGTTTATCAGGGAGCAAATAAAAGGCTTAATATAGAGCAAATAGAAAAACACGAAGATATTTTTGATGAAGCAAAAATGTGTGTAATTCAGTTAGAAATACCAGTTGAGACAGTAGAATTTGTAGTGGATTTATGTTACCGAAAGGGTATAAAAGTCATATTAAATCCTGCACCAGCATGTGAATTGCCTGATACGCTCTTAGAAAAGGTTTATATTTTAACTCCAAATGAAACAGAATTAGCTCTTTTATCTAGAAGTAAAACAGAAACAATTGCAGATATAAAAAAGGCCTCAAAATATTTGCTGGACAAAGGAGTTCAAAACGTTATAACAACTATTGGAGAAAAAGGAAGCTTTTTTATCAATAAGGATACAGAAAAACTATTTGATGCGATCAAAGTTACTGCTGTTGATACAACAGCAGCAGGTGATTCATTTACAGGAGCATTAGCAGTGGCATTAAGTGAAGGGAAGAACATTGAAAGTGCAATAGAATTTGCTACATACGTAGCAGCATTAACGGTTACTAAAGAAGGCGCTCAGTCATCCTTGCCTTATAGAGATGAGGTAGAAAAATTTATTAAAGAAAGGGGTTATAACAAATGA
- the ltrA gene encoding group II intron reverse transcriptase/maturase, with the protein MNSKDMQRLQTTQQRGYPLDREMEFQKTTEVHSISSASRDGRNEVQRYTSKMLEMVVERGNMEAAYKRVVANKGSHGVDGMGVDELLPYLKENWATIKQQLLEGKYKPQPVRRVEIPKPDGGKRLLGIPTVLDRLIQQAIAQILNKVYNHTFSDSSYGFRPGRSAKDAIKAAEAYINEGYTWVVDMDLEKFFDRVNHDIIMSKLEKRIGDKRVLKLIRRYLESGVMINGIKVSTEEGTPQGGPLSPLLANIMLDELDKELEKRGHKFCRYADDCNIYVKSRSAGNRVMKSIKKFIESKLKLKVNEAKSAVDRPWRRKFLGFSFYTKENEVRIRIHEKSIKRFKEKVREITNRNKGISMENRIKRLNQITTGWVNYFGLADAKSIMKTLDEWIRRRLRACIWKQWKKIKTKHDNLVKLGVEEQKAWEYANTRKGYWRISNSPILNKTLTNKYFESIGYKSLSQRYLIVHNS; encoded by the coding sequence ATGAACTCGAAAGATATGCAAAGACTGCAGACAACTCAACAAAGAGGCTATCCGTTGGATAGAGAAATGGAATTTCAAAAGACAACGGAAGTGCATAGTATATCATCGGCGTCAAGAGATGGAAGAAACGAGGTACAAAGATATACCAGCAAGATGCTTGAAATGGTAGTAGAACGAGGGAACATGGAAGCAGCATACAAGCGCGTTGTTGCAAATAAAGGAAGCCATGGAGTCGATGGGATGGGAGTAGATGAACTTCTACCGTATCTCAAAGAAAACTGGGCAACCATAAAACAACAACTGCTGGAGGGGAAATACAAACCACAACCAGTGCGAAGAGTAGAAATTCCCAAACCAGATGGAGGAAAAAGACTACTAGGAATACCTACAGTACTAGACAGACTAATACAACAAGCAATAGCCCAAATACTAAATAAAGTCTACAACCATACATTTTCTGATAGCAGTTATGGATTCAGACCAGGACGCAGTGCAAAAGACGCAATAAAAGCCGCAGAAGCATACATAAATGAAGGATACACATGGGTTGTAGATATGGACTTAGAAAAGTTCTTTGACAGAGTAAACCACGACATAATAATGTCCAAACTAGAAAAGCGGATAGGAGACAAAAGGGTACTAAAGTTAATACGAAGATACCTAGAATCAGGAGTAATGATAAACGGAATCAAAGTATCAACAGAAGAAGGGACACCCCAAGGAGGGCCATTAAGTCCCCTATTAGCAAACATAATGTTGGACGAACTAGACAAAGAACTTGAGAAACGAGGGCATAAATTCTGCCGATATGCAGATGACTGCAACATATATGTAAAAAGCAGGTCTGCAGGAAACAGAGTAATGAAGAGCATAAAGAAATTCATAGAAAGCAAATTAAAACTAAAAGTCAACGAAGCAAAAAGTGCTGTAGATAGACCATGGAGAAGAAAATTTCTTGGATTTTCATTCTATACAAAAGAAAACGAAGTAAGAATAAGAATCCATGAAAAATCCATCAAAAGGTTTAAGGAAAAAGTAAGAGAAATAACCAATCGGAACAAGGGAATAAGCATGGAAAACAGAATAAAAAGACTAAATCAAATAACGACAGGATGGGTCAACTATTTTGGATTAGCAGACGCGAAAAGCATAATGAAAACCCTTGACGAATGGATAAGGCGAAGACTAAGGGCATGTATATGGAAACAATGGAAGAAGATAAAAACGAAGCATGATAACTTAGTAAAACTAGGAGTAGAAGAACAAAAAGCCTGGGAATACGCCAATACAAGGAAAGGCTACTGGAGAATATCCAATAGCCCAATCCTAAATAAGACTCTTACAAATAAATACTTTGAAAGCATAGGTTATAAGAGTTTATCCCAAAGATATCTAATTGTACACAATTCCTAA
- a CDS encoding ExeA family protein, protein MFTQYFGMKFNPFSKEISVNDLYISEDIAELNARLKYLQETRGIGLIVGEAGSGKSTALRRYAESLNRSTFKPCYFALSTLTVREFYQALAMILGETPSYKKVTLFHQIQRAITELYYSQKITPVIILDEIQLVSNDVLEDLRIIFNFNMDSQNPYILILSGQPHIRNKLALNVNSALRQRISIKYVMQGLKKEEIQDYIKTRMKIAGVMDDIFTPSAYEAIYSLTKGLPRIINNLVTASLLYAYSKRLREIDEEVIYQAQNEISL, encoded by the coding sequence ATGTTTACCCAATATTTTGGAATGAAATTTAATCCATTTTCTAAAGAGATAAGTGTAAATGACCTTTATATAAGTGAAGACATTGCTGAATTAAATGCCAGGCTAAAATATTTACAAGAAACAAGGGGTATAGGACTTATCGTTGGGGAGGCGGGTTCAGGCAAATCTACCGCATTAAGAAGATATGCTGAAAGCCTCAACCGTTCTACATTTAAACCATGTTACTTTGCTCTATCTACACTCACAGTGAGAGAATTCTATCAAGCATTGGCTATGATTTTAGGCGAAACCCCCTCATACAAAAAAGTAACGCTCTTTCACCAGATACAAAGAGCGATAACAGAACTTTACTATAGCCAGAAGATAACTCCTGTCATAATATTAGATGAAATACAACTGGTTTCTAATGATGTTCTTGAAGATTTGAGAATAATATTTAACTTTAATATGGATTCTCAAAACCCGTATATACTGATACTTTCAGGACAACCACACATAAGAAACAAACTAGCCTTGAATGTAAACAGTGCACTAAGGCAAAGAATTTCTATAAAGTATGTAATGCAAGGGCTAAAAAAAGAAGAAATTCAAGATTATATAAAAACAAGAATGAAAATAGCTGGAGTGATGGATGATATATTTACACCATCGGCATATGAAGCAATATATTCTCTAACAAAAGGGCTGCCAAGGATAATAAATAACCTGGTAACGGCTTCTCTTCTCTATGCGTATTCTAAAAGGCTAAGAGAAATAGATGAAGAAGTAATATACCAGGCACAAAATGAAATCAGTTTATGA
- a CDS encoding sugar ABC transporter ATP-binding protein, translated as MEPVLEMRNITKKFGNVKVLDNVSLTLYKGHVLALLGENGAGKSTLMKILCGIYEKDEGSIYIKGEEVNIRNVKDAEKYGIAMIHQELNLIPSLSVAENIFLGREYLKSFNVIDWKKIKQEAAKKLSELGMNINVNRLVKYLSVGEQQMVEIARSLLMDAEILVMDEPTAALTEAETKKLFEVIRSLKSEGRSIIYISHRMNEIFEICDDYIVLRDGRFISQGKINEVTRDELVTMMVGRELKEQYPRESVPLGEEILRVENLSVKGLFENINFTVRKGEVVGVAGLIGAGRTEVAKTIFGFYKKTSGKIYLENEELKINNPKDAIDNGIIYLSEDRKNDGLILKHTLKENMTLSALKSISDYIGTIYHSKEKYLVNQMIEKLNIKTSSINQKISKLSGGNQQKIAIAKCLLTNPKLIILDEPTRGIDVGAKNEIYKLINNLKKQGIGIILISSELPEVLNISDRIIVMHEGRITGEILHEEATEEKVMLKAVGGE; from the coding sequence TTGGAACCCGTTTTAGAGATGAGGAATATAACGAAAAAGTTTGGCAATGTTAAAGTTCTGGATAATGTGAGCTTAACGCTCTATAAAGGTCATGTCTTAGCTTTATTAGGTGAAAATGGGGCAGGAAAGTCAACTTTGATGAAAATTCTCTGCGGCATTTATGAGAAAGATGAAGGAAGTATTTATATAAAAGGGGAAGAAGTAAATATAAGAAATGTCAAAGATGCTGAAAAATATGGCATTGCTATGATTCATCAAGAGCTCAATCTTATACCATCACTTAGTGTTGCTGAAAATATTTTTTTAGGGAGGGAATATCTAAAATCATTTAACGTTATAGATTGGAAAAAAATAAAGCAAGAAGCTGCTAAAAAGCTTAGCGAATTGGGTATGAATATAAACGTTAATAGACTGGTAAAGTACTTGAGTGTTGGAGAACAACAAATGGTTGAAATAGCTAGAAGTTTATTGATGGATGCTGAGATATTAGTAATGGATGAACCAACTGCTGCTTTAACAGAGGCAGAGACAAAGAAATTATTTGAGGTCATAAGATCGCTTAAATCAGAAGGCAGATCTATTATTTATATATCTCACAGAATGAATGAAATTTTTGAAATTTGTGATGACTATATTGTTTTAAGAGATGGACGCTTTATTTCTCAAGGTAAAATTAACGAAGTTACACGTGATGAGTTAGTTACAATGATGGTTGGAAGAGAACTAAAAGAACAATATCCTCGTGAATCTGTTCCGCTGGGAGAGGAAATATTGCGAGTAGAAAATCTTAGTGTGAAGGGTTTATTTGAAAATATTAATTTCACAGTCAGAAAAGGTGAAGTAGTAGGGGTTGCTGGTTTGATAGGTGCAGGAAGAACTGAAGTGGCCAAAACAATATTTGGCTTTTATAAGAAAACCTCAGGTAAAATTTATCTTGAAAATGAGGAGCTAAAGATAAATAATCCAAAAGATGCTATTGATAATGGAATAATATATTTATCTGAAGATAGAAAAAATGACGGTTTGATATTAAAGCATACTTTAAAAGAAAATATGACACTTTCGGCATTAAAAAGTATTTCTGATTATATAGGCACTATTTACCATTCTAAAGAAAAATATTTAGTAAACCAAATGATTGAAAAATTAAACATTAAGACCTCTTCAATAAATCAAAAAATATCTAAACTGAGTGGAGGAAACCAACAAAAAATTGCTATTGCCAAATGTTTATTGACAAATCCTAAATTAATTATTCTTGATGAACCAACTCGAGGCATTGATGTTGGAGCAAAAAATGAAATATATAAATTGATTAATAATTTAAAAAAGCAAGGTATTGGTATAATTTTAATATCTTCAGAATTGCCAGAGGTTTTGAATATTAGCGATAGAATTATTGTAATGCATGAAGGAAGGATAACAGGCGAAATACTTCATGAAGAAGCGACAGAAGAAAAGGTAATGTTAAAAGCTGTAGGAGGGGAATGA